ttcttaaaaagttAGGACGCGCTAGGAGTAGGACCTGCCTTTGGCCTGGTTTCTGTATTGAATAATACTCTATATGAACCTTACAACTGTCGTAAAACTAACCAATAGTGTTAGGGTAACCCCAGAAGAGTTATTTGTCTCAATATAACAAGTTTGTACTTATGCTTTGAGTACTCCATCTTGGGAAGCCCTTTAGAAGTtgatatatttcattattaagttgtttcttttttgcaaTGCTTTTGATTGAGTCGGAATACAGTGAACACAGCTACTGTAGATTATAGTTTATGATGCCAATTGGTAGGTTTTACTTTGAAAGCTGCAAAACAAATGGATTTAGTTCAAATGGTTCGGGAGACTTAATTGTCAATGGATCCTTTCTACTTCTTTGTCTAAGAAGATTTGTCTCGTTGTCTCTCACCATTTTAGTGCTGGGTAGGCAGAGGAAGAGAATAATGTAACATCACTATGAAAATCCTTTTTCATGATATTGGTGAATGCGTGCTATTACATGTGCtgatacatattttttttttccttgctTTTCAAAAGGTATACCTGATTCTAGATGAGTTCATCCTTGCTGGGGAACTCCAAGAAACAAGTAAGAAGGTAAAACCTTTAATGACCTCCACTGTTGGTGAAAGTATTGATAGCTTTACCCACCAGGAAGTTAGTATACTGCTTATAGATAAAGCTATATTGTTTATCCTCCCATTTTCTACATTTTTAGTATGCGAGCATATTCCTTTTGCACCTTTCTCCATCATGTTGTTATTCATGAAACCTATAGATAGACGTTAAGTTCAATGAACATgagatattcatttatttttgtttattttccttctctttATTTACTACCACAGGCAATCATAGAGAGAATGGGAGAGTTGGAAAAGCAGGAATAACGGTTCTCTTCAAGCAGCAACGTTGATGAGGTCAATCAAGCCACATTCTTTGCAACATTAGGAAATGAGAAGTCTTGTTTAAGATATTGGGAAATCATTTTCGTAAAGGTTTCTGTTTGCTGAATGTTCTTTGATTGGTTTGCTTATGGTTGCAATCGCAGAAATTCAGTTGATTTAGCATCGACATACTTTCCTATGGGAAAGAGAGAGATGTATGCATGATCTGATTATGTTGTGTTATTTGACTATGTAAAATATCAGTTTGTCATTACGAACAACTTCCAACAATCCCCATCCTTAAGTCATAAGCCAAGTTTAAGTCGCTGGGTATTCGTAAAACCAAGTTTACTTGAACtgcttttaaatatttcttttatgaaatCCTCATTGTTATTGCAGgtaaaatcaattcaaaatgaaTATCTACcttcaaattatagaaaataacgTACATCTTGTTCCAGAGTGATTGATCATTCCTGTAAGTTTCACATCAGCTATTACCAAGCACCTATGCCAAATgccaattattattaaagcttCAAAAAGAAAGTGGAAAATAAGCCAGGAGTAAACAGCAGGATGCTACCAATTGCATCGGATACGACATTATAGAGCCTGGTAAGTGATGAGTGTATTCATACATAACTAAGGGGAAAAAATGAACTAATGATAGTTCCTTCTGAAGCACAATTAACCGTAACTTATCAATTTCAGAGGTTCTGGTTGCAGGGCAGTTGCAATTGCGGTATATTTTCAGGATAAATTGCAGTTCTGTTTCTCTCAAATCCCAAAGGGATGTGTAGATTATGTTGTCTCTTCACACTTGAAAGAGGCAAAGATGATGAATTGATAGCCATAAGCTGCTGCTGTTGCTGAGGTGAGAGTTGCTGATACTTCGAGCCCAGAGCAGCATGCAAGTGTGGAAACAGAGCGTGAGCATAGTTGAGCATGGAAGACGAATCTCTTCCTACATTTTTCCAGTCTGGTAAATGTGGGGAACCAACTTTACCACTATTATATTGAGTTGCCCATTTCTGCTGCTGTGACTCCTGCTGCTGTCCCGTTCCGCCTGCAAAACTGCTGTTAACTGTGCTGCTAAGATACTGAGGAAGCTGTACCTGTGAATTAATCAAGCACAAAGTTGGTTGTTGTAATGATACATAACATGTAAAGATAAGGAGACCTCAAAACACCCGTAGTGtcaaatatcattaattatgcTATGAATTAGGAGCTAAAATACTTGTCAGTTTGGTTAACAAAAATGTAACGTTATAatgttttcaagaaaatattcgAGCAGGATTATTCCAGACTGTTCCAGAGAACTATAAAGACAACTGATAGGGAGTGCCAGCAAGCACCTGTTGCCCTGCTAGAGCTGAATTATGACCATGGAAAGTAGAGGAGGAATAACCATTCTGGGACAGTGAAAAAAGCATGGGCAAATGATTTTGCGGCTGCATATATGACACATGAAATTGTTTAGGCGCTTCATGACCATGTCCTGCCCTATTCATGCAGTCACTTGCATCCAAACCACCAACTCCGGTACCCAAAGATAAGAAATTGTAGCCCTGCAAGACTTTTGTGTTTAGATAAATCAACAACTATAATTCAGATGGTGCTGGGAATGAACTCACCTGTTTTGCAGAAGAGGTCTCAGAAGCCAGTGGTTGATTTTGAAGGGGCCTTTTATGCAAAAGAATATCATTTTGGATTTCAGCTGAATCCTTCTCGGCAGTAGAACAAGTAGCGCCATTAAAAGGCATACCACTGTTCATCCCCGTCATTTGGTTGTGGGTACTCACTGGAGGCCGTAGCTCTGCCCCTCCACAAGTTGTTAGTCGAGTAGGCTTTTCCAGTAACCCTTCTTTTCTCTCTGATACTTGCAAGACCTTAATAAGGCGACTTATGTGGACGTGTACTGAACATCTTTTCCATGTCCTCTTGGATCCAGCAGCAGCTTGAGTACACTGAATCATCAGAAAGCAAAGAAAGATCCCGATAAGATTGGGAAGTTCATTTAGATGATATTTCCATTGTAATCTTGGAACAGTACAGCATACCTTTTCAGCAGTAATACTGTTCTCAGTTACACAAAGCTGAGAGGCATCATTTGTGTTCTCAAACCAGGCAGAAATTCTGTGAGTGGATGATCTTAAATCAATGAGTTCATGAGAAGCATAATATCTATTTGCAAAACAAGAAACTGAGGTATGCTTTAGGATAGAATTTATTACCTAATGCGGGATCCCTGTGTTCCAGAGCTCAGAGCTCCTGTtgcagaaatttaaaaaatcaaagctCATCAATTCTCATAAGTATTACCAAAATATGATACCATACATGAAAAAAGCCACTTCCAAAACCTAATCATGCCGGTAAATGAATACCATCCAATTGAAAACTTACCATTATTTTTGTCATCCATGGGATAGCAATGCTTGCCATTTTGAGAAGCTGTAACCTGAAAAACATCCAAAACACCATTTTAGATACAGTATTTATTAAGAAGACACAATCTAAACTACAAAATTCTTGAAGCATACTTGGTCTGGGGCAATTGCTCGTTCACCACTCGGGTTCATGTCCAGAGTTGATACCATTGGTCTGCCATATGATCAATAACAGGCTAGGATTAAGAGGCAAAGAGATATAAATGTTGAGGGTAGCAGAAGGAACTTGAAATGCACCTTCGATCCAGACTTAAATCAGATTGAACTCCAGAACTGCTAGCTATGACAGGCTGCTTGTTAGAGGGCAACTGATGCTGTTGAGCATCACCTGAAAACTGGAATCTGAGAACTTGTGAGGTTGAATCGATTACATCTGGAGAATGTGAAGCAGCTTCAAGAGTGACTTTTGAGCTGATTTTATGAGACTCCTCTTGTAGTGCCTGAATGCCAGTATCTGTTCACCGTGGCATTTAGAATGGTAGAGCACATAAGCAAGTAAATGAAGACATGAGAGGAAACatgaaaactaaataataaagcAAACCTGCAACTGCACTCGAGCTCCCCCCTTCAGGTATAGCTGGAGATTTTATTTCTGGTGGTTCATCCTGCAACTCTGGCATATTATCCTTCTTTGCATCAGAGAACATGCCCGCCAAAGCATATAACGTTTCAGCCACTTCTTCCTCATCCTTGGTGATATGTCCTTGCTTCTGCAAAGTTATTCCGCTCATCACATGAAGGATTCTAAGTTGATTTCTCAATCATGGATTGTTTGTAGATTGATAAAGTATAGCTTAAAGTTTCAGAAACAGCATCTTATAACCATATTCGTTTTCGATTTCTTCACGCCATCCTTTCTAGATCTTTCAACTCCATTAGACACGTTATACTGCTTCTTTGAAATTGGCAAAGGTGGTATAACAGATTCGCATCCCCGCTTCCTGATGGCTGCAACATAAAAACCAGAACAAATATAAAGGGTTTATACAAAACTCAAGTGTTTTTAATTGAACACTGTTACTATGTGACAGAAAGCTATTATTCAATTAGATAACTGATGTTCTCTGGTCGGGAAAAGaagttaaattgcattttaagCTTATGCAACCAATTGCTGGTAATTTATTGTTCATGCTTTAATTCTATAGAAAGAACTAAATAACACAGAATCTTTCAACTGTtcaaaaggaaagagaagCGAAGGAAGACCACCAAGCAGAAAGAGATCCACTCGAAATGTCTAAATcagtgtataatttaaaaatacacataaaaatacataCTTATATTAAGATTCCCTCcatattcattcattttctgttgATAATCTAAACATTTGTCTTCCTCagacaagaagaaaatgatcGTCATGTCGAAAGAGTCAAATTTACACCACGGTGAAAAAGTTTTCACCTTCGCTCGTTCCAGAGTACATGCTTCACTATCtcagaaaaagtaaaaagcaGAATCTTCCATTGCCAACAAGAAAagctaaaaaaagaaaaagggaaaccaaaaattgaaacttCAAAGCACACCAGCAAGCATAGTATAAAGACAGGAAA
The window above is part of the Sesamum indicum cultivar Zhongzhi No. 13 linkage group LG7, S_indicum_v1.0, whole genome shotgun sequence genome. Proteins encoded here:
- the LOC105166037 gene encoding uncharacterized protein LOC105166037 isoform X2 — translated: MKQGHITKDEEEVAETLYALAGMFSDAKKDNMPELQDEPPEIKSPAIPEGGSSSAVADTGIQALQEESHKISSKVTLEAASHSPDVIDSTSQVLRFQFSGDAQQHQLPSNKQPVIASSSGVQSDLSLDRRPMVSTLDMNPSGERAIAPDQVTASQNGKHCYPMDDKNNGALSSGTQGSRIRISAWFENTNDASQLCVTENSITAEKCTQAAAGSKRTWKRCSVHVHISRLIKVLQVSERKEGLLEKPTRLTTCGGAELRPPVSTHNQMTGMNSGMPFNGATCSTAEKDSAEIQNDILLHKRPLQNQPLASETSSAKQGYNFLSLGTGVGGLDASDCMNRAGHGHEAPKQFHVSYMQPQNHLPMLFSLSQNGYSSSTFHGHNSALAGQQVQLPQYLSSTVNSSFAGGTGQQQESQQQKWATQYNSGKVGSPHLPDWKNVGRDSSSMLNYAHALFPHLHAALGSKYQQLSPQQQQQLMAINSSSLPLSSVKRQHNLHIPLGFERNRTAIYPENIPQLQLPCNQNL
- the LOC105166037 gene encoding uncharacterized protein LOC105166037 isoform X1; translated protein: MGSVGFGGEDESQPSTSNGKKYKLPRTLLEGCGAVDHASVPRKLRSAIRKRGCESVIPPLPISKKQYNVSNGVERSRKDGVKKSKTNMKQGHITKDEEEVAETLYALAGMFSDAKKDNMPELQDEPPEIKSPAIPEGGSSSAVADTGIQALQEESHKISSKVTLEAASHSPDVIDSTSQVLRFQFSGDAQQHQLPSNKQPVIASSSGVQSDLSLDRRPMVSTLDMNPSGERAIAPDQVTASQNGKHCYPMDDKNNGALSSGTQGSRIRISAWFENTNDASQLCVTENSITAEKCTQAAAGSKRTWKRCSVHVHISRLIKVLQVSERKEGLLEKPTRLTTCGGAELRPPVSTHNQMTGMNSGMPFNGATCSTAEKDSAEIQNDILLHKRPLQNQPLASETSSAKQGYNFLSLGTGVGGLDASDCMNRAGHGHEAPKQFHVSYMQPQNHLPMLFSLSQNGYSSSTFHGHNSALAGQQVQLPQYLSSTVNSSFAGGTGQQQESQQQKWATQYNSGKVGSPHLPDWKNVGRDSSSMLNYAHALFPHLHAALGSKYQQLSPQQQQQLMAINSSSLPLSSVKRQHNLHIPLGFERNRTAIYPENIPQLQLPCNQNL